In uncultured Fibrobacter sp., a single window of DNA contains:
- the ybeY gene encoding rRNA maturation RNase YbeY, whose protein sequence is MPDPASRKKKYNIEFLCEGDIEAFPYKDKFEKMARKLLAEEGKEKDVNIVLCTDEFVRTMNRDYRGLDKVTDVLSFEWKNELGVEIPEDEAMLGEIYIAREQVRRQAPEYGNTFYAEMKRVIVHGLLHLSGYDHIKAADRKVMRKRECEFLGLDPYKEGA, encoded by the coding sequence ATGCCAGACCCTGCTAGTCGAAAAAAGAAGTATAATATCGAGTTCCTTTGCGAGGGGGACATCGAGGCTTTTCCGTATAAGGACAAGTTCGAAAAGATGGCTCGCAAGCTCCTTGCCGAAGAAGGCAAGGAAAAAGACGTGAATATCGTGCTCTGCACCGACGAGTTCGTGCGCACCATGAACCGCGACTACCGCGGGCTCGACAAGGTGACCGACGTTCTTTCGTTCGAATGGAAAAATGAGCTCGGTGTCGAAATTCCCGAAGACGAGGCTATGCTCGGCGAAATCTACATCGCCCGCGAGCAGGTGCGCCGCCAGGCTCCCGAATACGGCAATACGTTCTACGCCGAAATGAAGCGCGTGATTGTACACGGGCTCTTGCACCTTTCGGGCTACGACCATATCAAGGCCGCTGACCGCAAGGTGATGCGCAAGCGTGAATGCGAATTCCTGGGACTTGACCCGTACAAGGAAGGTGCCTGA
- a CDS encoding FecR family protein, whose translation MSFYRFFKLIAIATALMVGVSSAAKNAFGNITYVAGGNQAEHKKKNKDWKQAKFKDKVYQHDDLRTGDEAQIKIQLPDGSAITINERTLVSMAELMNENGINQTLVDIKNGKVNFDAQKQANGSNFKFKTGTATAAIRGTAGVVGKSSKSKMIVSLHNGEVKFTDEVTNKSAMVKGGQTAFLYKDSIVTLDLPSSGDPAVYNIIDTLLNDTTKSIDEVIDAIKNSEKQYRDYMDELRQSIQCSIAPLPDTVYEATQTVKATCTVGTLVGIYEAPIRSEGEVLELTVNWAPSLVGQKKIPLTCYIDGTHGFPCGQVNTYYAGSAGKSHSKPEPLTITSGSTMEVCNSSNITIEGTFDSTDTQATLYIQLGNYKSDELVHVSVGGHFSHTIQVSDKQGNWNATKAFVYYKSKKNGDQKKEIDLVINKSCKAINLIFPLIEVSKNECQANISVNNIDGDNAIFSYFVDEQPQKERYVESKTSFPIKLKKGVHNYRFVIEDLAGNSKEIQKEYACFSNLKNPRIKLSKGRKERLRVPPPPSGISNIIYRQLSFTVKGLPPGNDPRYIKEVKIVQDEKEIANLKTTDLQSNTITQEIQLSRGKTSTIDITVTLMSNQILHATKTYEVH comes from the coding sequence ATGTCATTTTACCGCTTTTTTAAGCTTATCGCTATCGCCACAGCCCTAATGGTCGGGGTATCCTCCGCAGCAAAGAATGCGTTTGGAAACATCACCTATGTCGCAGGCGGCAATCAAGCTGAACACAAAAAGAAGAACAAGGACTGGAAACAGGCCAAGTTCAAGGACAAAGTCTACCAGCACGACGACCTGAGAACCGGTGACGAAGCCCAGATCAAGATTCAGCTTCCCGACGGTAGCGCCATCACCATTAACGAGCGCACCTTGGTGTCCATGGCAGAGCTGATGAACGAAAACGGCATCAACCAGACCCTGGTCGACATCAAGAACGGTAAGGTGAACTTCGACGCCCAGAAGCAAGCGAACGGGAGCAATTTCAAGTTTAAGACGGGAACGGCGACCGCAGCCATCCGCGGAACAGCCGGTGTCGTCGGCAAGTCCTCTAAATCCAAGATGATCGTCTCCCTCCACAACGGTGAAGTCAAGTTCACGGACGAAGTAACGAACAAATCCGCCATGGTCAAGGGAGGACAAACCGCTTTCCTGTACAAGGATTCCATCGTAACGCTAGACCTCCCCTCTTCGGGCGACCCCGCGGTATACAACATCATTGACACCCTCTTGAACGACACCACCAAGTCTATCGACGAAGTCATAGATGCGATCAAGAACTCGGAAAAGCAATACCGCGATTATATGGACGAACTGCGTCAAAGCATCCAGTGTTCCATTGCGCCTCTTCCAGACACCGTCTACGAAGCCACACAGACCGTGAAGGCGACCTGCACCGTCGGAACCCTGGTGGGAATTTACGAAGCCCCGATCCGCTCCGAAGGTGAAGTTCTTGAACTCACCGTGAACTGGGCTCCGAGCCTGGTCGGACAAAAGAAAATTCCGCTCACCTGCTACATTGACGGCACTCACGGATTCCCATGCGGACAAGTGAACACCTACTATGCCGGTTCTGCAGGCAAGAGCCACTCCAAACCGGAACCCCTGACCATCACGTCCGGTTCGACCATGGAAGTCTGTAATTCCTCGAACATCACCATCGAAGGTACGTTCGATTCCACCGATACGCAAGCGACCCTTTACATCCAGCTCGGCAACTACAAGTCCGATGAGCTCGTTCACGTTAGCGTAGGCGGACATTTCTCGCACACAATTCAGGTTTCCGACAAGCAGGGCAACTGGAACGCCACTAAGGCATTCGTATACTACAAGTCCAAAAAGAACGGCGACCAGAAGAAAGAGATTGACCTGGTCATTAACAAGAGCTGCAAGGCGATCAACCTGATTTTCCCGCTTATCGAAGTTTCCAAGAACGAATGTCAAGCCAACATTTCCGTCAACAACATCGACGGTGACAACGCCATCTTCAGCTATTTCGTCGACGAACAGCCCCAAAAAGAACGTTACGTCGAAAGCAAGACCTCCTTCCCCATAAAGCTGAAAAAGGGCGTGCACAATTACAGGTTCGTTATCGAAGACCTGGCCGGAAACAGCAAGGAAATCCAAAAGGAATACGCCTGTTTCTCTAACCTCAAGAACCCAAGAATTAAACTTTCAAAGGGACGAAAGGAACGTCTTCGCGTACCTCCCCCGCCAAGCGGCATCAGCAACATTATCTACAGGCAACTGAGCTTTACGGTGAAGGGGCTTCCCCCAGGAAACGACCCCCGCTACATCAAGGAAGTGAAGATCGTCCAGGACGAAAAAGAAATTGCGAACTTGAAAACAACCGACCTGCAATCGAATACGATTACACAAGAAATTCAGTTGTCTCGCGGTAAGACCTCGACTATAGATATCACGGTCACCTTGATGAGCAACCAGATTCTTCACGCCACTAAGACCTACGAGGTCCATTAA